From the Methanobrevibacter sp. genome, the window CGAATGCTAATCTTCTAACTAAATCCAGTTTCATGAAATCACCTATAAAACCAAAGCCCTTTTAAATTCAGGCAAATATTTTCTTGAGATATTATCCTTCAAGCCGTTTTTAAGTTCTATAAACATCATTCCCTTAAGTGAAGGAGCCACTCTTTTTATCTTTTTTAGATTAACGATAGTGGTTTTTGAAATACGGACAAAATCACTTGTTAAAGTTTCTTCAACTTGATACAATGGCTTTTTAATGATATACTCCTGATTTTCTGTATATACATTGACCTGTTTATCCTCAACTCTAAACATGAAAATCTCACTAAATTCCAATAATGCTATGTCAGACCCCCTTTTAACTGCCAGCATTTCATTTGAATCATCACTTTCAAGAATTGACATTGCTTTTGTGATATTATCTGTCAATTCATTGGTGTGAATGTCAGCATACGGCTCTTCAATATCTCGTGAAACAAATAAATTTACCTTCATATTTTATTTCCTTAGTTTTTCCATCTCTTCTTGAATTTTTCGTTCCCTGTATTCTTTACTGTCAAATCTGCTGCTGAACACAAATGCCTTTAAGAATTCGACTGCAATTCCAATTCCCCAAAAGAATACTGGAAATGCAACCCACCAGAATTCCGGAGTGAAAATATAGTTAACAACAGCCAGTGCAGCATTTACAATCAGATATATTGTAAAGCTTTTATAAAATTCTATTTTTGCATCTGCTCTTCTCTCAGCAATTACCCTTAAACTGTCACTCATCTAATCACCTCTTTTTGAAAGTTCATTTTCAACAATTCTTTCACGATTGTAACTAATTGGATATGCATCAAAAAGATCTTTTAAAAGAGCAATTCCACCAAATAACATTGCAAATTTGAGTAACCAGAAATCTCCCAAGAATACGAAACAAACAATTACCAATATAGTATTTGAAACTATAAACTTAAATAAATTTTCTTGAAACCTGATTTTTGCATCCACTCTTTTTTCTGCCTTTTCTCTTACATGCATATTATCACCATTCGATAATAAAAGTTAGTAAAGTAATATATAAATGACTAATTGGCAATATGTCCAAGATGCATAATATTGGAACTGAAATGCAAAAAATAGTAATTAAAAATAAGAAATTAAGTAGCTATAATATAGCTACTAAGAAATATAAAATAGAAGTTACAGCTGGAACAGATAAATTGTCGATTCCACCATAACTTACTGCTTCACATATTGTTACAACAGCAGAAATTGCTATGATATTTACAATATTGAATTCTGGCATGGTACATCCGATAGATGCGAAAACCATCCATACAAATACACTCATTACAGAGGTGACAACAAACATTGCAAGTGATCCTTCAAGAGATTTAGTTCCTCCGAATATTGTGTATTTGACTCTACCGAATTTTTGACCGATTAATGCTGCAAAACCATCACCATATACCATAGGAACAATAGCTAATGCTACAATCCAGATGTAGAATTTAGAGTCATTTGCAGGAGCAATTGTTGTAAATATTGCAATCAATATTGTCCAGATTCCTGCATAGAAGAATAATCCTAATGCATGGCCTGATTCTGTTACACTGTTTTCTATTGTAATTGGAGAATATTCTGTTAAGAAGAACAATGCAATTGTAATCGGCAATGTTAAAAACCAAACCATGTTCCATGGATCTGCAAAGAATGGCATTGCAAATATCATGTTACCTACCATAATATGCAAGAATTTACGTGAAACTTCAGGTTTTGTTTTTAAGACCATTTCAGCTATTACAAAAATAACTGCTACATAAATATAAACTACGATTAATGCAATAATGTCTGTGAATATCATCAGCAATACTCTCCGTATTCACAGCCAGTATTTTCCATTTTTACGTGGTCGATAAGAGTTCCATCTTTTTTGTATAATTTGATTTCACCCCAACCGTTTCCACCGTTCCATAATCTGTTGTGTAATTTTTTACCGGTAGGAGCTTCATATTTAATTAATAACATGTCTTCACGTTTGCAGTAAAGAACCAATTCCATTCTGGAGTCTTTGTTACTTGCATTTACTCTCCAGGTATGTACTTCTTCACCTTCTTCAAAGTCAAAGTCTATTTTTACCATATTCCAGAAACGAGCGAAGTTGTATTCATACATTTTACCTTCATAGTAGAATCCAATTAATAATTTACGAGGAATGGATATTCCA encodes:
- a CDS encoding 2TM domain-containing protein, which encodes MHVREKAEKRVDAKIRFQENLFKFIVSNTILVIVCFVFLGDFWLLKFAMLFGGIALLKDLFDAYPISYNRERIVENELSKRGD
- a CDS encoding 2TM domain-containing protein translates to MSDSLRVIAERRADAKIEFYKSFTIYLIVNAALAVVNYIFTPEFWWVAFPVFFWGIGIAVEFLKAFVFSSRFDSKEYRERKIQEEMEKLRK
- a CDS encoding SEC59/DGK1/VTE5 family protein, coding for MIFTDIIALIVVYIYVAVIFVIAEMVLKTKPEVSRKFLHIMVGNMIFAMPFFADPWNMVWFLTLPITIALFFLTEYSPITIENSVTESGHALGLFFYAGIWTILIAIFTTIAPANDSKFYIWIVALAIVPMVYGDGFAALIGQKFGRVKYTIFGGTKSLEGSLAMFVVTSVMSVFVWMVFASIGCTMPEFNIVNIIAISAVVTICEAVSYGGIDNLSVPAVTSILYFLVAIL
- a CDS encoding LytTR family transcriptional regulator produces the protein MKVNLFVSRDIEEPYADIHTNELTDNITKAMSILESDDSNEMLAVKRGSDIALLEFSEIFMFRVEDKQVNVYTENQEYIIKKPLYQVEETLTSDFVRISKTTIVNLKKIKRVAPSLKGMMFIELKNGLKDNISRKYLPEFKRALVL